A window of Nocardia arthritidis genomic DNA:
GCTTCGAGGGCTCGAGCACAAGACACCGGATCGACGAGATTTCTGACAGCCCAGTGCAGTGATCCACGTCACCGGCCGAAGCTGTCAGGAATTCGCGGGCTGTCTCGTTCAGGAAGCACGCGAACCAGACAGGAGCGAACCATGCCGCACCGCATCGTCGTCCTCGGGGCCGGATACGCCGGAGCCTTCTCCGCCGGATACCTGGCCCGCCAACTGCATTCGGACGACTTCGAGATCACCGTCATCAACGCCGAACCCGATTTCGTCGAGCGGCTGCGCCTGCATCAGCTCGCCGCCGGGCACGATCTGCGCCATCGGCCGTTGGCGGAAGTGTTCGCGGGCACCGGAATCCGGCTGCGGTTGGCGCGGATAACCAGCGTCGACGCCGCGCACAAAACCGTCACCATCGACGATGGCAATGGCATCGACCGGATCGAATACGACACCCTCCTGTACGCGCTCGGTAGCACTGCCGCGGATCACGGTGTTGCGGGCGTCGCCGAGCACGCCTTCCATGTAGCGCAGCGACCCGCGGCACTGCGCCTTCGCGCACGCCTCGATGAGCTGGGCGAGGGCGGGATGATGCTGGTGGTCGGCGGTAACCTGACCGCGATCGAGACCGCCATCGAAATCGCCGAAGCCCGTCCTGGACTCGAGGTCAGCCTCGCCACCAGCGGCGAACTGGGCGGCTGGCTCGGTCCGAAGGCCCGACGTCACCTGCTGCGCGCCTTCGACCGATTCGATATCACGGTCCACGAGCACACAACCATCGCGCGCGTCGAGAAGCAGGGGGCGATCGCCGCCGACGGCACCGCGTTCGCCTCGGATGCGACCGTGTGGGCCGCCGGGTTCACCGTCCATCCCATCGCCGCCGCCAGCGGATTCGAGGTGATGCCCAACGGTCAGATCAGGGTGGACCGGCAGATGCGGTCGGTCTCGCATCCGGAGGTCTACGTCGCCGGTGACAGCGCCTTCATTATCGGCGAGAACGGTCATCCATTGCCGATGTCCTGTGCTTCAGCGGGATACACCAGCGCGCAGGCGACGGCCGCGATCATCGGCGACCGGACCGGGCGCAAGATCAAGGCGACCGCGCTCACCTATATCGGCAACCACATCAGCCTCGGCCGCAAGGACGCGATCTTCCAATTGGTCGACGACGACGCGCGCGCGAAACCCGGGGCCCTGTGCGGCCGGTCGGCGGCCTGGATCAAATCGGCGATCGTGGCGACCAGCGGCTGGGCGATCAGCCACCCGACCATGGGAAAACCGAGTCACAAATACCACTCGGCCGCCGCCCGAGAGCACTCGCCCGAGCTGGTCGCCCGATAGATTCGTGCCGATGGACACCGCCACCGTGGCACGTTTCGAGGCCAGCCGCGATCGGCTGGCCTCCCTCGCCTATCGGCTGCTCGGCTCGGCCGCCGACGCCGAAGACACGGTGCAGGACGCGTTCCTGCGGTGGCAGGCCGCCGACCAGCAGTACCTCGACGCGCCAGAGGCTTGGCTGACCAGGATCGTCACCAATCTGGCGCTGGACCGGCTGCGTTCGGCACAGGCGCGGCGCGAAAGCGCGGTCGGCGCGTGGATGCCCGAACCGCTCCTGCACGGCGACCCGATGTTGGGTCCGGCCGACACCGTCGAGCAGCGTGAATCGGTGACCCTGGCGGTGCTGATGCTGATGGAGCGTCTGTCGCCGGTCGAACGCGCCGTTTACGTACTGCGCGAAGCCTTTTCGTATCGCCATGCCGAGATAGCCGAGATTCTCGGCATCACCGAGTCCGCGAGCCAGCAGCATGCCCACCGAGCCCGGCATCGAATCACCGCCGCCGGCAAGGGAACCGACACCGACGAGGCCGCGGCGCGCCGAATCGTCGAGGCCTTCGCCGACGCCGCCGCCTCGGGTCGCACCGAACCCTTGATAGCTCTGCTGACCGACGACGCGACAGGAACCTCCGACGGCTCCGGAGTCGTGTTGGCCGCCACGCTGATTCGATACTCGTCACCCGAGCAGATCGCCCGCGCGGTGCGCGCCGGCTTCAAACCGTCCCCGGCCAAGCGCAGACTCGCCGGCGGCTCCCCTTCGATCCATGCCGCCGTCGTCAACAACTGCCCGGCTATGCTCGCCACCCTCGACGGCCGGGTCCTGGGCGTCACGATCCTGGAGATCCGTGACCACAAGATCGCAGGCGTGCGCGGCATCGCCACCCCGCACCGACTCGGTCGCCTCACCGAGCGGTGGCAGCGACAAGAGCATGCCGCACCGCTGATCGCTGCGTGGTGACAAGGTTCTCGCCAGGTCCGCGGGATCGCCTGTGAGTCAGATCACGGTTGAGGTTGACCTGAGGTCAGGGTGGACGCTCGGCGCAGCGGCACGACGCCGAGCCGGACATCACGGATTCGAGGAGCATTCCACAATGTCGATCACCCTTTCCAACCAGGACAAGAGCATCCTGCGGACCGCCGCCTACGGCGCTGTGTCCCTGATGGCCGCCGCCACCGGCGCGCCCCAGAAGACCGCCGCGAATGCCGTCCTCGCCCTGACATCGGCGACCGGGCTGGTCGGGCACGTGCTCGCCGCGCGGACCAAGGACATCGAGCTGACGGGTAAGACCGTGGCCGAACTCGCCGACAGGGTATTGCCCGCTCTGGCGGCGGCCATGAAGCTGCTCGGCGAACAAGCTCCGGCAGAGGCGGACAACTTCCGCAGCACCATTCTTTTCGCCACCGAAGCCGCCCAGGCTCATCCGGACCGGGCCTCCACCGGAGCCGAGATGGCCCGCAAGATCACCGCGGCACTCGACGCCGGCACCGCCCTAACGAATACCGCGGATCGCCCGGAGCTGCGCAAGGCGATCGAGGAGATCGTCGACTCCGGTTTCGTCGGGGTGTCGCTACGAGTGCGCGACGAGCGCGGCGAGTGGGTCGGCAGCGCCGGGGCGGCCGAGTTGGGCGGGACCGCGAAGCCGCCGATCGATGGGCACGTCCGGATCGCAAGCAACACCAAGACATTCACCGCCGCACTGGTGCTGGGGTTGGTGGGCGAGGGCAGAATCGGACTGGACACTCCGGCGGTGGACTATCTGCCCGAATTCGAGCTGGACGAGCGGATCACGGTACGAATGCTGTTGCGGCACACCAGCGGAATCTTCAATTTCACCGGCGAGCTCTACGAGAACGGGACGATCGTGGCGGGGATTCCCGCACCCGGCACCCCCTGGGGCGAGCAGTGGGTGGACGACCGTTTCCACACCTACCGGCCGCAGGAACTGGTGGAGTTGGCGTTGTCCAAGCCGCTGCGTTTCGAGCCGGGGACGGGCTGGAGCTATTCCAACACCAATTACGCGCTGGCCCGACTGCTGATCGAGAAGGTAACGGGCCGTTCGTTCGCCGAGGAGATGCGGCGGCTGATCGTGGAGCCACTCGGACTGTCGGGCACCGTGGTGCCAGACGGTCCGGAGATCCCCGAGCCGCACGCCCACGCCTACTACCGGTACGAGGCAGCCGGCGAGCAGAAGACGGTCGACATCACCCGCCACGACCCGTCCTGGAATCCCGGCGGCGGTGACATGATCTCGACCACCGAGGACCTGGCCACCTTCATTTCCGCGCTGCTGAGCGGAAAACTCCTGTCGGCCGAGCTACTGGACGAGATGTGCACCCCGCACCCGACGGGTATCCCGACCATGGATTACGGCCTGGGCGTGTTCATCCGGGACCTGGGTCCCGACGGCGGCATCGTCATCACCCACAACGGCGGCCATGCGGGCTATGCGACGTTGATGTATGCGACACCCGACGGCACTAAGACGATGACCGCTGCTTTGACCTGCGTGGACGACTCCGCAATGGCTGCGGCGGTGCCCTTCCAGAACGCCCAGCAGAGGCTCCTCGCCGAGGTGTTCGGTACCGGGCAAGCCGATCCGGCTCGGTAGCACGCGAATCGATGCTTCGCCCGCCGACTCCGATCGGCGGGCGGCCTCGCATACCCACTTCTTCGATACAAGGCAGGCTGAGCCTATGCGGAATGGAGTCACGATCGGGCAGGCGGCGGCGTTCGTCGGCGTCACGGTGAAGACGGTGCGGCACTATCACAAGCTCGGTCTGGTCGCCGAGCCCGACCGCGACAGCTCCGGCTACCGACGCTACGGATCGGACGAACTGCTGCGGCTGGTGCGGGTCCGGACATTGGCCGCGGCCGGGGTGCCGTTGGCCGAAATCGAGCCCCTGCTCGACACCGACGCCGCGCAGTTCGCCGCGGCGCTCGCCGACGTCGAACGGCAACTCACCGAACGGATCGACGAGTTGATCGCCCGGCGCGACACCCTGCGTCGGCTCGCCGACGGGGACCGGGCGCTGTTGGGCGACCGGGCGGTGGCGCTACTGGAGCGGATGGCCGACCTCGGCTTCCCCGCATCCGAGGTGGCGACCGCCCGGGAGGGCTGGGTGTTGGCCAAAGCCCTTGTCCCGGAAGGTTTCGACGATTACCTCGACCATCTCGGGCACGCTCTCGACGACCCTCGCTACGTCGCGTTGATCAAGCGCGCCGCCGAAGCCGCGACCTGGAAGGAGGACGACCCCCGTATCGCCGAGCTCGCCACCGACATGGCCGAACACTACCTGGCCAATCCCGAACACCTGAAGGTCGTGACCGCACTGCAAGCCCGCACCGACACCGCGACCCGATACACGATGATCGCCCGCCACGGTGAGGAGCCCGCCTCGGCCACCACGCGAGCGGCCGAGGCATTCAACACCAAACTCCGTGCCGCAGGCGTCCGGATCCCCAAACCGGGCTTCTAGGTGGACATTTGGATCTGGTGATGGTCAGCCGCACGAACACTGGCCGCCGTCCCGACCTATGCGGTCGACATCATCACCGTCCGACGCCCACGGCGACCGAATCGCAACCATGCCCGTCGAATCGATAGTCGTTGAGGCCGAAGGTTTTCTGGGCCCACATCGCGTGCACACCCGCGGTGGGTCGCAGATACGGTGCGTCCCCGTGCTGATCGATGTAGTAGGTGTTGGATCCGGCGCAGGTCCGGTTGTGGAACATGGTCTTGCCTTCGCGGGAGTGCACGAATTCCATGAAGCGGTCCTGCGCCTCGGCGGTGACCTCGACGCGGGTGGCGCCACGACGGTGCGCGGCCCGGATCACCCGCATGGCGTGCTTGACGCAGATGTCGAAGGTGGCGAACAGTGACGAGCCGGTGACGCCGTAGGGGCCGGGGGTGAGGAACATATTCGGGAACCCGTGCACCGTGGTGCCCTCGTAGGATTGTCTGCGGTCGCGGTCCCAGCGCTCGTTGAGCGTTTCTCCGGCGGACCCGTACAGGTCGTAGGGCACGTCGAAGACTTTGAAACCTGTTGCCAGGACCAGCGTGTCGATCTCCCGCTCCAGTCCGTCGATGGTTCGGACGCCGTTCGGGGTGATCCGCTCGATGCCGTCGGTGACCAGTTCGACGTTGTCGCGCAGGTAGGTCCGGTAATAGGTGTTGGAGAACGACGGCCGCTTGCAGCCGAATCCGTATGTGGGCGTGAGCTTTTCCCGTAGGACCGGATCCTTCACCTGAGAATTCAGGAAGTTGCGCGCCATTGTCTCGGTGCCGCCGACGATGAAGGGTAGCTCCGCGTAGTGGACCGCGCCGAACGTCACGAACAGTTCGGCGAAGAGGTCGGTCGCCAGGCGCGCGGACCGCCGCGCCAACGGCAGTTTGTCCAGGGCGAGCCGGGTTATGCCGTCCAGCCGTGGATTCGGCTTCGGCAGCACCCAGATCGGCGTGCGCTGAAACACCTTCAGCGCGGCCACCTTCGGGGCGATCTCCGGAATCACCTGCAGCGCGGAGGCTCCGGTGCCGATCACGGCCACCCGCTCACCGGTCAGGTCGTGCGAATGGTCCCAGCGCATCGTGTAGTTCACCCGTCCGGCGAAATCCGCCAGACCCGGAATGGCCGGTTTGGTCGGCGTGGAAAAGGTGCCATGACAGGCGAACAGGTACCGTCCGGTCACCATGCTGCCGTCGGAGAGTTCCACCCGCCACAGGTGATCGTCTTCGTCGAAACGCGCGACGGAGACCTCGCTGTCGAACCGGATGCGGGGCCGCAGACCGTATTTCGCGGCACACCGCTTGGCGTAGCTGAACAGTTCCGCTCCGGGCGCGAAGGCGCGTGACCACGCGTTCGGTTCGAAGCCGTAGCTGTAGCTGAAAGACGGGATATCAACGGCCACACCGGGATAGGTGTTGTCCCGCCATACGCCACCGACCTCGGATTCGCGTTCGAGCATGACGAAGTCGTCGATACCCGCCCGGGTCAGCGCGATGGCGGCGGCCATACCGCCGAACCCGGCGCCGACAATGATCACCTCGTGCTCGGGTAGGAGATACAAATCCTTGTCGGACATAGTCTTTCACCTTCCGTGACCGCAGGTGGCCGATTCAGGCCGCGGCGCGGCGTTCGATCTCGCGGATCATCGAGTGCATCAGCGGTGAGCCGGTGGCGATGCGGTCGATGACGAGGTTCATCGTGCCGCGCAGCAGTGAGTACTCCCGCCAGCCCGCCGGGGCGAAGGTGGCGGCGGCGCGGCGGGTGATGCCGTCGGCGATCACGGTGGCGGCCTGCTCGGCGCTGATGCGCTGGTTGAACGGCCAGGGCAGGAACGAGTCCAGTTTGCGGCCGAGGGGTCCTCGTCGATCGGCCGGGCCAGTGGCGTCCGAACGAAGCCGAAGTAGGCGAGTCCGGCGCTGGCGCCGACCGCGGCCAGTTCGATGCGCAGTGCGCGCCCGAGTTGTTCCACCCCGGCCTTGCTGATCATGTAGGGGGACAGTCCGGCGGCGGGCGCGAACGCGGCGGCCGAGGCGACGATCACGACATGCCCTCTGGTGGCGGCGATCTGCTCGAGCGCGGGCCGCACGGTGTTGAACGCGCCCACCAGGTTGATGTCGAGCACCCGGTCGAATTCGGCGGGATCGACGGTGCGCACGGTGGTCGGCGCCGGGGCGACCCCGGCATTGGCCACCACCACGTCGATGCGACCGAACCGATCGACCGCGGCGTCGATCGCCAGCGCCGTGGCGGTCCGGTCACGAATATCGGCGGCCAGAGCCAGTGCGGTGGACCCGAAAGCCTTGGCGGCCAGGGTGATCGGTTCGGCGACGACGTCGATCAGGACGAGTTTCGCGCCCCGGGAATGCAATTCGGCGGCCAGCGCCGCGCCGATACCGCTCGCGGCGCCGGTGACGACGACGACCTTGTCACGCACGTCGAAACCACGACGGGTCGGAAACGGGAACATGGGCGGGCTCCTTTGCTCGCTCAGAGATCGAGGACCAGGCGGTCGGTGCAGCGGGATACGCAGATGAGCATCGAGTCGGCCCCGGCGAATGCCTTGTCACCGCCGTGCCGCTCGACCGTCCCGTCAAGCACGGTGGTCCGGCAGCTGCCGCAGAAGCCTTGCTGGCACGAATAGGGCACGCCGGGCACCGCCTGTTTCACCGCGGCCAGCACCGATTGCTGGGCTCCGACCTCGACAGTGATTGCGCTGCGGCGCAATTCGACCTGAAACGGGCTGCCGCCGAGTACCGGTGGCGGCGAGAAGCGTTCGGTGTGCAGCTCGTATCCGGCGCCCCGCGCGGTGAGGGTGCGTCGTGCGCCGTCCAGAATCGGGGGCGGACCGCACACGTAGGCGGCCTCGTTCCGGGGCATATCGGCGAACAGGGCGGGAACATCGGGCACGCCGAATTCGTCGTCGGTGCGGATGTCCACTCGACCCGAGGTGTATCCGGCCAGCTCCTCGCGGAACGGCATCGACTCGCGGCTACGGCCCAAATACACCAGCCGCCAAGGGATTCCGTGCCGGTGCGCGGTGTGAACCATGGGCAGGATCGGGGTGATGCCGATGCCACCCGCCACGAAGTAGTACCGCCGCGCCGCCACCATCCTGAAGGCGTTGCGGGGTCCGCGAATGTGCACGGGCTCCCCGGCCCGCAGGGTCTCGTGTACTTCGAGCGATCCGCCTCCGCCATCGACTATGCGCCGCACCGCGATTCGATACCGGAATCGGTCCTCCGGGTCGCCGCACAGCGAATACTGCCGCTGCCTGCCCGATGGCAGGAACACATCCAGGTGCGCCCCTGGAATCCAGCGTGGCAAGGCGCGCCCATCCGGCGCGACCAGCGTCAGGCCGACCACATCCTCGGCCGCCGCGGTCACCGACTCGATGACGAGATTCAGGTCGAATCCGGTGCGCCGCACCGGATTCGCGAGCGAGATCCGGGACGTCAGCGGGTTTACCGCCACCAGCCGCTTGTAGCCGCCGGCCAGGCCGAGCATCAGGCGCATCCCCGGATGCAGGTGTCCCGGGTCCGGAATGGGCGTGTCCCCGTGCACCAATTCCTTCATCGCACGCCTCCCGGCGACGCGCCCGTCGGCCCCGAGGGAGTTGATTTCATCGTGCGGACCTTTCCGGTCAGTGCTGGGCCGCGCGGGCAGCCGGTGAGGTCGCCAGATATTGCAGGGCTTTGTCGAGGCTGCCCATCGACGACGGGTGGAATCTCGGCGCAAGATAGGGCGGGATCTCGGTGAAGAAGAATCCGATATTGGGTATCAGGCCGCGCCGCATCGCGCGAACGGCCTCGATCGGCCATGGCTTCCACCACCGGTAGTCGGGGTCCTGACGGTAGAGCCGGTCGACGACGATGAAAGTGGTGCTCAGCAGGCCGATGCTCCCGATGGCGACGGTGCGGGCACGTCGGAGGTAACCGCCGTCGAGGTGCTGGAAGATATCGAACAACACGTTGCGGTGCTCGACTTCCTCGGCGCCGTGCCAGCGCAACAGATCCAACATCATCGGATGCATGCCCGCGGTTTCGAGCGCGTCGGCGTCGAGGAACCACTGCCCGACGATCGCGGTGAAGTGCTCCATCCCGGCGAAGAACGCCAGTCGCTCCTTGAGCCACTCCTGCTTGGCGCGACCGGTCAGCCCGTGATCGCCGAAGATCACGCGCAGCATGTGCTCGACGTGTCGCACGATCGAGTCGATGTCGATGCCCTGCTCGGCCAGCCGCTCGTGATAGCCGCCGTGCGAGTTGGCGTGCATCGCCTCTTGCCCGATGAAACCGATCGCCTCCTCCCGCAGGCGCTCATCGGTGATGTAGGGCAGCGCCTCGGCCACGCAGCCGGCCATCATCTGCTCGCCCAGCGGGACGATCAGATGCATCACATTCCACAGGTGCGAGGCGAACGGTTCACCCGGGATGTAGTGCAAAGGCACGTCGCGCCAGTCGAATTCGACGTCGCGTGCGGCGATCACATGCGCTTCCTCGGTATAAGGCCGCGCCGTTGCGGAGTTCCTCGTCATGAGTCGAGAATACAAAGATACAAATTGAAGCGCAATGTATCTTTGTTCTGACACGGTAGTCTGACGACATGCCAGCCGCCTCCGTCGATCCGCTTACCGACGACATCCTCGACGCCGCCCTGGCCGTCTTCGAGGACGTCGGCATCCGCAGGAGCACCATCGACGACATCGCCCGCCGGGCCGGCATCAAACGGGTCACCGTCTACCGACGCATGGGTTCCAAAGACGATGTGGTCCGCGCCGTGGTCCTGCGCGAATCCCAACGGATCATCGCGGCAGTGGCCGAACGCGCGAACGCCACCGGCACTCTCGAAGACCGCATCGCGGCCACCTTCACCGGACTGGTCCTCGCCCTACGGGACCACCCCCTCTACAACCGCATGCTGCGACTCGAACCCGACACCACCCTGCCGCGCATCACCATCGACGCCGCCGAACCATTGACCTGGGCCATCCACGCCGCCGTCATGATCCTCGGCCCCGACCTACCCGACCATCTCGCCGACACCGACCTGCTCACCGAGCGCGTCGAAATCATCGCGCGCACAATCCATTCCCTGATACTCACCCCCAAAGCCGTCACCGACCTGCACACCGAAGCCCAACTCACCCGCTTCGCCCACCGCCACATCACGCCCCTCCTGAACGCATCCTTACCCGCCACCCAGCCCTGATGCGGCGGCCGCGATCCCCACGAGTCTTCGGGTGAACGGTGCATCGGCCGGATTCGGCGGGTCAATGCCGCTGGTGCCCGAGGTCTAGCGGATAGAACGGCTCAGGTGGTTTTCGGATCCAGCGACCGAGATGTCGCGTCGGTTATCGGATTTCCGTTACCACGGCGGATGATTCGGGCAGGGCAGCTGGACCGGCCGGGACGTGGTGGAAGTCGGCGAAATCGACCTTGCGGGTGCGCCGGTGATATTCGGTGACGGTGCCGGGCCAGTTGGCCGTGACGCGGCCGTTGGCATTGCGGTACCAGCTGGCGCAGCCCGTCCACGCGGTGTGTTGCAGTCGGCGCTGGATTTCGTCGTCGTAGCGCCGCTCCACGTCGGCTCGCACCTCGAGTGCTGAATCGCGGTGGGCGGCAAGGTGTTCGATGAGCTGCCGGATATACCGAGCCTGCCGTTCGTGCATGAAGACGATAGATCCCGCGCCCAGGCTGGTATTGGGCCCGTAGACGAGGAACATGTTGGGGAATCCGGGTACCGCGATGCCGTGATAGGCCCGCGCGCCCCCGCTCCACCGCTCGTGCAGATCCAGCGCATCGAGGCCGCGAATCCGCATGGGCGCCAGCGGTTCCTGTGCCGCGAATCCGGTGCCGTAGATGATCGCGTCCACCTCATGATGGACGCCGTCGACGGTGCGTACGCCGCGCGGTGTGATCTCGGAGATTCGCTCGGTGGTGACCTCGACGTTCGGTTGGGCCAGTGCCGGATAGTAGTTGTTGGCGAACAGGATTCGCTTACAGCCGATCGGATGGTCCGGCGTCAACGTCGCACGCAATGCCGGATCCGGTACCTGGCGGCGCAGGTGATACTCCGAAAGCCATTGCAGCGCGGCCGCTATGGGCCGGTTGCCGAGGATCGCGGCGGTCATGAGCTCGCCGACTCCCCAGAATCCGGCGCGCTCGACCGAGAGCAGCAGCGGTAGCACACGGAAGGCGCGCTGATGCAGTCGGCCGTACTCGGTGTCGGGTTTGGGGATGATGTGCGGCGCGGACCGCTGGAACACGGTGAGCCGCGCGACCTGCGGCTGAATCCGCGGAATGAATTGGACGGCACTGGCCCCGGTGCCGATCACGGCGACCCGCTTACCGGTCAAGTCGTAGTCGTGATCCCACCGCGCGGAATGAAATGCCTTGCCCTCGAAGGATTCCCGTCCCTGGATGCCCGGCAGCACCGGCCGCGAGAGCACACCGGTGGCGGGCACGAAGACATCCGCCTCGAAGCTCTCGCCGGAATCGGTTTCGATATGCCAGGTGGCGGTTTCCGCGTCGAAGGCGGCGGCGGTCACCTCGATGCCGAACCGCAGATGCGGGCGAAGATCGTAGGCATCGATGACCCCGTCGATATAGCGCTGGATATCGGGTTGCAGCGAAAACCGGCGCGGCCATTCGGTATTCGGCGCGAACGAGTACGAGTAGTATGGCGACGGAATATCGCATCCGGCTCCGGGATAAGTGTTGTCGCACCACACCCCGCCCGCCGCGGCGGATTTCTCGAGCACCACGAAGTTGCGCAGACCGTGCCGCGCCAGCTCCGCGGCCATGGCCAGGCCCCCGAATCCGGCACCGACGATCAGCACGGACGGCCCGACGTCACGCGGCGCGCTCATCGCCCAGCCGCCCAGCGCAGCGGGCCGCGCGCCGCGTCCGCGGCGGTCCCGAGGAGGTAGGTGGTGAGCGTGGTCAGCGGATGCCGCTCGGGATCGGGCCGTTTATTGACCGCGATCCGCGCCATTTGCTGTGCGTACCAGGCGAGTTCGGTCATGCCGTCCACGCTGTCGATACCGAGCCGACGGGGGCGCACGGTGCTGACGGTCGCGGAGTCGGCAAGTACGCGGGCCGGGAACTCCGGATCCAGCACCAGCGGACGAGCCATACCCACGAGATCGACCGCTCCGGAGGCGACCGCCTCGGCCATGCCCGCCGCGGTCCGGAAACCGCCGGTCAACAGCAGCGGCAGCGCGGTGGTGGCCCGCACCCGTTCGGCGTAGTCCAGGAAGTACGCCTCGCGCGCCCGGGTACTGGCCTTGCGTGGCTCACCGACACCCATCATCGCGGCGGATTCATAAGTGCCGCCGGAGATTTCGAGCAGGTCGATGCCCTCCGCACCGAGCGCCGCCACCACCTCGAGCGATTCCTCCTCGCCGAATCCGCCGCGCTGGAAGTCCGCCGAGTTCAGCTTGACCGCCAGCGGGACCGCGGCCCCGATCTCCGCCCGCACCGCCCGCACCACCTCGAGCAGGAATCGGCGGCGGCGCTGCGGTGTGCCACCCCAGCCGTCGGTGCGCAGATTCGTCAGCGGCGAGAGGAACTGGCTGATCAAATACCCGTGCGCGGAATGGATTTCGATGCCGGTGAAACCGTTGTCCACCGCGCTGCGCGCGGCCGCGGCGAAACGCTCGACGAGCGCGATGATTTCGGATTCGGTCAGCGCGCGCGGAGTCGCGAACAGCGCACGTTGACCGGGCACCGGTACCGCCGACGGCGCGACCGAATTCCAGCCGAGCAGCCGTGGCACCTGCCGACCCGGATGGTTCAGCTGTGCCCACAGGTGCGCACCTCCCATTCGGGCCGCGCGGGTCCACTCGGCCAGTGCCCGGCGATCGGTGCGATCGTCGATGACGACATTGCGGGCCTCCCCCAGCGCGGTCCGATCGATCATGATGTTGCCGCTGATCAGCAGCGCCGCCCCGAATGGGCCCACTTGCGGTAGAGCCGGATCAATCCCGGCGACGGATCGTGCGACGGACTCGCCAGGTTCTCACTCATGGCCGGTTTGGTCAGCCGATTGACCAGGGTGACCCCGCAGGGCAGCTCGAACGGCCGCGCCAGCGCCGCCACGGCGGTGTCCTCGGTCTCGATGGGGGCAGAGGTCATCGTCGATCCCTTCCGGATAGGTCGCGCACTCGACATTCAGCAACTGTGCGACTAATCTAGCGTTCTGTCGCATTGTCGCACAAGCGAGGAGTTATCGATGGCCGAGACAGCGTTGTCGTTATCCGCCCCCGAACCGATCCGTCTCGGACCCGAGTCACCCCTGTGGAAAGCCGCGGGAGATTGGCGCGTCTACCTCATGACCCCCGCCACCAGTCTGATGTTGAACATGCTTCCGGGCGTTTCGGCGGGCGTGGAACAGCACTCCACCACCGTGTTCGTCGAACCGTGGGCGCGGCTGTTCCGCTCGGTGCCGCAGATCCAGGAGGGCGTCTTCGATCCGCACATGGCCGAACGCATTCGGAAGTACCACGTCGACATCAAGGGCACCGATCAGAACGGCGAGCGGTATCACGCCCTGAGCCCCGAGCTCTACTACGCCTCGCACGCCATCTTCACCTACACCGTGTTGACCACCCTCGAGCTGTTCGATCACCCACTCACCGACTCCGAAAAGGCCGCCTACTACGAGGATTCGAAGATCTGGTTCCACAACTACGGCGTCAGCGACCGC
This region includes:
- a CDS encoding NAD(P)/FAD-dependent oxidoreductase gives rise to the protein MPHRIVVLGAGYAGAFSAGYLARQLHSDDFEITVINAEPDFVERLRLHQLAAGHDLRHRPLAEVFAGTGIRLRLARITSVDAAHKTVTIDDGNGIDRIEYDTLLYALGSTAADHGVAGVAEHAFHVAQRPAALRLRARLDELGEGGMMLVVGGNLTAIETAIEIAEARPGLEVSLATSGELGGWLGPKARRHLLRAFDRFDITVHEHTTIARVEKQGAIAADGTAFASDATVWAAGFTVHPIAAASGFEVMPNGQIRVDRQMRSVSHPEVYVAGDSAFIIGENGHPLPMSCASAGYTSAQATAAIIGDRTGRKIKATALTYIGNHISLGRKDAIFQLVDDDARAKPGALCGRSAAWIKSAIVATSGWAISHPTMGKPSHKYHSAAAREHSPELVAR
- a CDS encoding sigma-70 family RNA polymerase sigma factor; this encodes MDTATVARFEASRDRLASLAYRLLGSAADAEDTVQDAFLRWQAADQQYLDAPEAWLTRIVTNLALDRLRSAQARRESAVGAWMPEPLLHGDPMLGPADTVEQRESVTLAVLMLMERLSPVERAVYVLREAFSYRHAEIAEILGITESASQQHAHRARHRITAAGKGTDTDEAAARRIVEAFADAAASGRTEPLIALLTDDATGTSDGSGVVLAATLIRYSSPEQIARAVRAGFKPSPAKRRLAGGSPSIHAAVVNNCPAMLATLDGRVLGVTILEIRDHKIAGVRGIATPHRLGRLTERWQRQEHAAPLIAAW
- a CDS encoding serine hydrolase domain-containing protein, translated to MSITLSNQDKSILRTAAYGAVSLMAAATGAPQKTAANAVLALTSATGLVGHVLAARTKDIELTGKTVAELADRVLPALAAAMKLLGEQAPAEADNFRSTILFATEAAQAHPDRASTGAEMARKITAALDAGTALTNTADRPELRKAIEEIVDSGFVGVSLRVRDERGEWVGSAGAAELGGTAKPPIDGHVRIASNTKTFTAALVLGLVGEGRIGLDTPAVDYLPEFELDERITVRMLLRHTSGIFNFTGELYENGTIVAGIPAPGTPWGEQWVDDRFHTYRPQELVELALSKPLRFEPGTGWSYSNTNYALARLLIEKVTGRSFAEEMRRLIVEPLGLSGTVVPDGPEIPEPHAHAYYRYEAAGEQKTVDITRHDPSWNPGGGDMISTTEDLATFISALLSGKLLSAELLDEMCTPHPTGIPTMDYGLGVFIRDLGPDGGIVITHNGGHAGYATLMYATPDGTKTMTAALTCVDDSAMAAAVPFQNAQQRLLAEVFGTGQADPAR
- a CDS encoding MerR family transcriptional regulator, which translates into the protein MRNGVTIGQAAAFVGVTVKTVRHYHKLGLVAEPDRDSSGYRRYGSDELLRLVRVRTLAAAGVPLAEIEPLLDTDAAQFAAALADVERQLTERIDELIARRDTLRRLADGDRALLGDRAVALLERMADLGFPASEVATAREGWVLAKALVPEGFDDYLDHLGHALDDPRYVALIKRAAEAATWKEDDPRIAELATDMAEHYLANPEHLKVVTALQARTDTATRYTMIARHGEEPASATTRAAEAFNTKLRAAGVRIPKPGF
- a CDS encoding flavin-containing monooxygenase, whose translation is MSDKDLYLLPEHEVIIVGAGFGGMAAAIALTRAGIDDFVMLERESEVGGVWRDNTYPGVAVDIPSFSYSYGFEPNAWSRAFAPGAELFSYAKRCAAKYGLRPRIRFDSEVSVARFDEDDHLWRVELSDGSMVTGRYLFACHGTFSTPTKPAIPGLADFAGRVNYTMRWDHSHDLTGERVAVIGTGASALQVIPEIAPKVAALKVFQRTPIWVLPKPNPRLDGITRLALDKLPLARRSARLATDLFAELFVTFGAVHYAELPFIVGGTETMARNFLNSQVKDPVLREKLTPTYGFGCKRPSFSNTYYRTYLRDNVELVTDGIERITPNGVRTIDGLEREIDTLVLATGFKVFDVPYDLYGSAGETLNERWDRDRRQSYEGTTVHGFPNMFLTPGPYGVTGSSLFATFDICVKHAMRVIRAAHRRGATRVEVTAEAQDRFMEFVHSREGKTMFHNRTCAGSNTYYIDQHGDAPYLRPTAGVHAMWAQKTFGLNDYRFDGHGCDSVAVGVGR
- a CDS encoding SDR family NAD(P)-dependent oxidoreductase is translated as MFPFPTRRGFDVRDKVVVVTGAASGIGAALAAELHSRGAKLVLIDVVAEPITLAAKAFGSTALALAADIRDRTATALAIDAAVDRFGRIDVVVANAGVAPAPTTVRTVDPAEFDRVLDINLVGAFNTVRPALEQIAATRGHVVIVASAAAFAPAAGLSPYMISKAGVEQLGRALRIELAAVGASAGLAYFGFVRTPLARPIDEDPSAANWTRSCPGRSTSASAPSRPPP